From Lampris incognitus isolate fLamInc1 chromosome 13, fLamInc1.hap2, whole genome shotgun sequence, one genomic window encodes:
- the LOC130122899 gene encoding 5-hydroxytryptamine receptor 7-like: METNGTRCGAQILSYGRVEKVLIGGVLTVLTLSTICGNLLVVISVCFVKKLRQPSNYLIVSLAVADLSVALAVMPFVSITDLIGGRWVFGQFFCNVFIAMDVMCCTASIMTLCVISIDRYLGITNPLTYPVRQSGCCMAKMILSVWLLSASITLPPLFGWAQNVNDGRVCLISQDFGYTVYSTAVAFYIPMSVMLIMYYRIYRAAKLSAAKHTITGFPRDGGEEAGVAPPGGGEDARQEEDQGGSMVSGDRPGTEEEEEEEEKRADEEEEESTDCMSAALKLHREVEEECSTRVSRLLKTGEHHHRRRRKNQSIFKREQKAAATLGIVVGAFAFCWMPFFLVSTARPFICGVECSCVPLWLERTLLWLGYANSLINPFIYASFNRDLRTTYSNLLRCRYRNINRKLSAAGMHEALKLGEKPDLVI; the protein is encoded by the exons ATGGAGACGAACGGGACGCGGTGCGGAGCGCAGATCCTGAGCTACGGCCGGGTGGAGAAAGTTCTGATCGGCGGAGTTCTCACCGTGCTCACGCTCTCCACGATCTGCGGGAACTTGCTCGTGGTCATCTCCGTGTGTTTCGTCAAGAAGCTGCGCCAGCCGTCCAACTACCTGATCGTTTCGCTGGCGGTGGCGGACCTCTCCGTGGCCCTGGCCGTCATGCCTTTCGTCAGCATCACGGACCTGATCGGCGGTCGGTGGGTTTTCGGTCAGTTTTTCTGCAACGTGTTCATCGCCATGGACGTGATGTGCTGCACCGCGTCAATcatgacgctgtgcgtgatcagCATCGACAG GTACCTGGGCATCACCAACCCTCTGACCTACCCCGTCAGACAGAGCGGCTGCTGCATGGCCAAAATGATCCTCTCGGTGTGGCTCCTCTCTGCCTCCATCACTCTCCCCCCTCTGTTCGGCTGGGCGCAGAACGTCAACGACGGCAGGGTGTGTCTAATCAGCCAGGATTTTGGCTACACGGTTTACTCCACGGCTGTGGCCTTCTACATCCCCATGTCCGTCATGCTGATCATGTACTACCGGATCTACCGAGCTGCCAAGCTGAGCGCGGCCAAGCACACCATCACCGGGTTCCCCAGAGACGGAGGGGAGGAGGCCGGGGTGGCACCGCCCGGAGGAGGAGAGGACGCGAGACAAGAGGAGGACCAGGGAGGCAGTATGGTGAGTGGAGACAGGCCagggacggaggaggaggaggaggaggaggagaaacgggcggatgaagaggaggaggagagcacgGACTGCATGTCGGCGGCACTGAAGCTCCacagggaggtggaggaggagtgtaGCACGCGCGTCTCCCGCCTCCTCAAGACTGGCGAGCACCACCATCGTCGCCGGAGGAAGAACCAGTCAATCTTCAAGCGGGAGCAGAAGGCCGCCGCCACCCTGGGCATCGTGGTGGGAGCTTTCGCCTTCTGCTGGATGCCCTTCTTCCTGGTGTCCACCGCCCGCCCCTTCATCTGTGGCGTGGAATGCAGCTGCGTCCCCCTTTGGTTGGAGCGCACTCTGCTGTGGCTGGGCTACGCCAACTCCCTCATCAACCCCTTCATCTACGCCTCCTTCAACCGCGACCTGAGGACCACCTACAGCAACCTGCTGCGATGCCGGTACCGGAACATCAACCGGAAGCTGTCGGCAGCGGGAATGCACGAAGCGCTCAAACTGGGGGAGAAGCCAGACTTGGTTATATAA